CGTAGAACTCGCGAACTAATCGAGCCAATACGGGGGTCGAGGAAGAGACCATATGAACTATATGATTTGAAATAAACACTCCAAGTAATGAAAGATCTCAATACATGAATTTCTCTTGACACAAGGAGATTAATTAGACACTATGTATAGGCTCAAGATCATAGATGAAAACTCTCTACAACAATAGTGAAATAGCGCCTTTCTTACATACTCAAAGTTGTTGGTTATGATTTATGAAGCTTATATAGACTAGGGAATTAAAGACAATGTTTTTTGAGCAAAGTCAgcaagctagctagctagggtaAAATCTCATTACATAAATTTGGATcgatccaaattttttttattgattcaTATTTGTGATCTTGTCAAACACACTTTTCCTTGTCCagacaaattttatttatccaaattttcaactcttgatttttctttgtttaagcTCCAAACTTATCTTGATCAACCCTAAATTTAAAACTTACGTGCAAAattattttgtcactgaattagTCAATTTATAAACCTAACGTATATCAAAACTAGTAAGCTAggattttcaaatataaaatttgcAACAAAATTCACGATGAGTTTTTTTCACTTAACAGTAGAAGTttagaaatttataaaaaataaaattaaaattaaaaaaaaaaaaaaaaaaaaaaaaaaaaaaattattaaccatGAACAGCCAAGAACATGTACGCGAATTGCTCAATAATGCATTGCATAGACATCATACTCCACCACGGCATCCCCAGTTTTGAGATCAAACGTGTGAGTCCTCGCCAGAGCATACCCACGTGCAAACCGGAAAATCCCACTCCCACCGACGATCGGCATCTCCCTCACTGCCGAGAAGACGGAGTTTCTCCCCAACACACTAAGAGTGCTACCATGATACTCTCcttcaacaaaaacaaagttCAATACCATCAACAGCCCCGCTTCTTCCTGCGACGCCAACGCATAAATTCCCTGCGCTCTTCCCACAAGTGTCGAGCCACTCTCTGGCTGGAGCGTCAACGGATCATCCATCATCACCACGGCTCCGAACCCTGTCGGGGACGTTTTTGTGGTGGTGGCCTGCGCCACTCGCACAGCAGTAGGGTTGGGGCCGCTCACAATGTCGTGGAAGTAGAAGTGGAGGTGGCTTAGCTTCTCTTCTTTGAGTCCAAGCGATGAAGGAGATATATTTCG
Above is a genomic segment from Corylus avellana chromosome ca9, CavTom2PMs-1.0 containing:
- the LOC132161704 gene encoding dirigent protein 22-like; its protein translation is MAKSLTKLTLIFFFASYAAAETPSFARNISPSSLGLKEEKLSHLHFYFHDIVSGPNPTAVRVAQATTTKTSPTGFGAVVMMDDPLTLQPESGSTLVGRAQGIYALASQEEAGLLMVLNFVFVEGEYHGSTLSVLGRNSVFSAVREMPIVGGSGIFRFARGYALARTHTFDLKTGDAVVEYDVYAMHY